In a genomic window of Thiosocius teredinicola:
- a CDS encoding PrkA family serine protein kinase → MSLFNHYIDRYRREEEEYSLEEYLNICKEDHMAYASAAERMLDAIGDPQLVDTREDARLSRIFSNKVIKIYPAFKDFYGMEETIEQIVSYFRHAAQGLEEKKQILYLLGPVGGGKSSLAEKLKHLMERAPFYAIQGSPVNDSPLALFSAEEDGDILEQEYGIPRRYLNKALSPWAVKRLHEYNGDITQFKVVKRWPSVLGQVGVSKTEPGDENNQDISSLVGKVDIRKLESYSQDDPDAYSYSGGLCLANQGLMEFVEMFKAPIKVLHPLLTATQEGNYKGTEGFGAIPFDGIVLAHSNESEWQAFRNNKNNEAFLDRIYIVKVPYCLRVSDEVKIYDKLLHNSSLSEAPCAPGTLQMLAQFSVLTRLKEPENSSVFSKMRIYDGENLKDTDPKAKSFQEYRDYAGVDEGMNGISTRFAFKILSRVFNFDHTEVAANSVHLLYVLEQQIEQEQFPPEMEQRYITYLKEYLAPRYAEFIEKELQTAYLESYSEYGQNIFDRYVTYADMWIQDQEFRDPDTGEILDRAQLNAELEKIEKPAGIANPKDFRHEVVNFVLRARAQNHGKNPTWTSYEKLRTVIEKRMFSSTEDLLPVISFNAKASSEEQKKHQEFVERMVAKGYTDKQVRLLAEWYLRARKAS, encoded by the coding sequence ATGAGTCTGTTTAACCACTACATCGATCGCTACCGCAGAGAGGAAGAGGAGTACTCTCTCGAGGAATACCTGAACATCTGTAAAGAAGACCACATGGCCTATGCCTCGGCCGCTGAGCGCATGCTCGATGCGATCGGCGATCCGCAACTGGTCGATACCAGGGAAGACGCCCGCCTGTCGCGCATCTTCTCCAACAAGGTCATCAAGATCTATCCGGCGTTCAAAGACTTTTACGGCATGGAAGAGACGATCGAACAGATCGTGTCTTACTTCCGGCACGCCGCGCAGGGTTTGGAAGAAAAGAAACAGATACTTTATCTGCTCGGACCGGTCGGCGGCGGTAAATCATCGCTCGCTGAAAAGCTCAAGCACCTGATGGAACGCGCGCCCTTCTATGCCATCCAGGGCTCTCCGGTAAACGACTCGCCCTTGGCCCTGTTCTCAGCAGAAGAAGACGGCGACATACTCGAGCAGGAATACGGCATTCCGCGCCGCTACCTGAACAAGGCGCTGTCGCCCTGGGCGGTCAAGCGGCTGCACGAGTACAACGGCGACATCACCCAGTTCAAGGTCGTCAAACGCTGGCCGTCGGTGCTCGGCCAGGTCGGCGTGTCCAAGACGGAACCGGGCGACGAGAACAACCAGGACATCTCGTCGCTGGTCGGCAAAGTCGACATCCGTAAGCTCGAAAGTTATTCGCAGGACGACCCGGACGCCTATAGCTACTCCGGCGGCCTGTGCCTGGCCAACCAGGGCCTGATGGAATTTGTGGAAATGTTCAAGGCACCGATCAAGGTGCTGCATCCGCTGCTTACCGCAACCCAGGAAGGCAACTACAAGGGTACGGAGGGCTTCGGTGCGATACCCTTCGACGGCATCGTGCTGGCACACAGCAACGAGAGCGAGTGGCAGGCGTTCCGCAACAACAAGAACAACGAGGCCTTCCTCGATCGTATCTACATCGTCAAGGTGCCCTACTGCCTGCGCGTGTCCGACGAGGTGAAGATCTACGACAAGCTGCTGCATAACAGCTCGCTGTCCGAGGCGCCCTGCGCCCCGGGCACGCTGCAGATGCTGGCGCAGTTCTCTGTACTGACGCGCCTCAAGGAACCGGAAAATTCGAGCGTGTTCTCGAAGATGCGGATCTACGACGGCGAAAATCTAAAAGACACCGATCCGAAGGCCAAGTCTTTCCAGGAGTATCGCGACTACGCCGGCGTCGACGAAGGCATGAACGGCATCTCGACCCGCTTCGCGTTCAAGATCCTGTCGCGGGTGTTCAACTTCGATCACACCGAGGTCGCAGCCAACTCGGTGCACCTGCTGTACGTCCTCGAGCAGCAGATCGAACAGGAACAGTTCCCGCCCGAAATGGAACAGCGCTACATCACCTATCTGAAAGAGTACCTGGCACCGCGTTATGCCGAGTTCATCGAAAAAGAACTGCAGACCGCGTATCTGGAATCCTACTCGGAGTATGGGCAGAACATCTTCGACCGCTACGTGACCTATGCCGATATGTGGATCCAGGACCAGGAGTTCCGCGATCCGGACACCGGCGAGATACTCGATCGCGCCCAGCTGAACGCGGAACTGGAAAAGATCGAGAAACCGGCAGGTATCGCCAACCCGAAGGACTTCCGCCACGAGGTGGTCAACTTCGTGTTGCGTGCGCGCGCGCAAAACCACGGCAAGAACCCGACATGGACCAGCTACGAAAAACTGCGTACCGTGATCGAGAAGCGCATGTTCTCGAGCACTGAGGATCTGCTGCCGGTGATCTCGTTCAATGCCAAGGCGTCGAGCGAGGAACAGAAGAAGCACCAGGAGTTCGTCGAGCGCATGGTTGCCAAAGGCTATACCGACAAGCAGGTGCGCCTGCTGGCCGAGTGGTACCTGCGAGCCAGAAAGGCATCCTGA
- a CDS encoding DeoR/GlpR family DNA-binding transcription regulator: protein MLLSFRQQEITEIARRNGRVTVDELVAQFDVTPQTIRKDLNELCERKILTRVHGGAVIASGVTNLGYEQRQILAAEEKGLIGQMCAEQIPNSTSLFINLGTTTEAVARALLHHRDLLVITNNLNVANTLINNPTCEVIIAGGVLRRADRGIIGEATVGFVNQFKVDYAVIGASALDADGSLLDFDYREVRVAQAILDNARHRYLVADKSKLERSAPVRIGHISQVSDFFTDRLTSPELAQVCEQNNVIVHEAQAVRSMT, encoded by the coding sequence ATGCTGCTTTCGTTTCGACAACAGGAAATCACCGAAATCGCCCGACGCAACGGTCGCGTCACCGTGGATGAACTGGTCGCCCAGTTCGATGTGACGCCGCAGACCATCCGCAAGGATCTCAACGAACTGTGCGAGCGCAAGATTCTGACCCGGGTGCACGGCGGCGCGGTGATCGCCTCCGGTGTAACCAACCTGGGGTACGAGCAACGCCAGATCCTGGCGGCCGAGGAAAAAGGGCTGATCGGCCAGATGTGTGCCGAACAGATTCCCAACAGCACCTCGCTGTTCATCAACCTGGGGACGACGACCGAGGCCGTGGCGCGCGCCCTGCTGCATCACCGCGACCTGCTGGTGATCACCAACAACCTCAATGTTGCCAATACCTTAATCAACAACCCGACCTGCGAGGTGATTATCGCCGGTGGCGTACTGCGACGAGCGGATCGCGGCATCATCGGCGAAGCGACGGTCGGCTTCGTCAACCAGTTCAAAGTCGATTACGCGGTCATCGGTGCCTCGGCCCTGGATGCCGACGGCTCTTTGCTCGACTTCGACTATCGCGAGGTGCGGGTCGCACAGGCGATTCTGGACAACGCCCGGCATCGCTACCTGGTGGCCGATAAATCGAAACTGGAGCGCTCAGCGCCGGTTCGCATTGGTCACATTTCGCAGGTTTCGGATTTCTTCACGGATCGGCTGACATCACCGGAGCTCGCACAGGTCTGCGAACAGAACAACGTCATCGTGCACGAAGCGCAGGCCGTTCGAAGCATGACCTGA